A window from Primulina huaijiensis isolate GDHJ02 chromosome 11, ASM1229523v2, whole genome shotgun sequence encodes these proteins:
- the LOC140988048 gene encoding triosephosphate isomerase, chloroplastic-like has protein sequence MAVVSTSLGAAAVAQLSTHFSGLRKSVPKLDYSNSTSSDSLLQNVESHLRIASSDNACRGVVMMAGSGKFFVGGNWKCNGTKESISKLVSEINNATLESDVDVVVAPPFVYIDQVKNSLSDRVEIAAQNCWTGKGGAFTGEISAEQIKDLGCQWVVLGHSERRHVIGEDNEFIGKKAAYALSQNLGVIACIGELLEEREAGRTFDVCYQQLKAFADAVPDWDKIVIAYEPVWAIGTGKVATPDQAQEVHVAVRDWLSKNVSAQVASKTRIIYGGSVNGSNCAELAKQEDIDGFLVGGASLKGPEFATIVNSVTSKKVMA, from the exons ATGGCGGTTGTCTCCACGTCACTCGGCGCCGCTGCCGTGGCACAGCTTTCCACTCACTTCTCCGGCCTCAGGAAATCCGTTCCGAAGCTCGACTACTCTAACTCCACCTCTAGCGACTCGTTGTTACAAAACGTCGAGTCTCATCTCCGCATCGCCTCCTCCGACAATGCTTGCCGTGGCGTTGTTATGATGGCTGGTTCCGGCAAG TTCTTTGTTGGTGGAAATTGGAAATGT AATGGGACAAAAGAGTCTATTAGCAAGCTGGTTTCTGAAATAAACAATGCAACATTGGAGTCTGATGTTG ATGTTGTTGTAGCACCTCCATTTGTCTACATTGATCAAGTAAAGAACTCACTATCTGATCGGGTAGAGATAGCTGCTCAGAATTGTTGGACTGGAAAAGGTGGTGCTTTTACGGGAGAGATCAG TGCGGAGCAAATAAAAGACCTTGGGTGCCAGTGGGTTGTTCTGGGGCATTCTGAACGTAGACATGTAATTGGAGAAGACAATGAA TTTATTGGGAAAAAGGCTGCATATGCCTTGAGCCAGAATTTAGGAGTAATAGCATGCATTGGGGAATTGTTGGAAGAAAGGGAAGCAGGAAGAACTTTTGATGTTTGTTACCAGCAGCTGAAGGCTTTTGCCG ATGCTGTTCCAGACTGGGATAAAATTGTGATTGCATATGAGCCTGTATGGGCAATTGGAACTGGCAAAGTGGCTACACCAGATCAGGCACAGGAAGTTCATGTAGCTGTTAGGGATTGGCTCAGTAAGAACGTGTCTGCTCAAGTTGCTTCTAAAACTCGGATTATATATGGAG GTTCGGTCAATGGAAGCAACTGTGCGGAGCTTGCAAAGCAAGAAGATATTGATGGATTTCTTGTGGGTGGTGCTTCCCTAAAG GGTCCTGAGTTTGCCACCATTGTCAATTCCGTTACTTCCAAGAAGGTTATGGCTTGA
- the LOC140987770 gene encoding uncharacterized protein — MKEMDWVYTKRRGPEWKQGWTDQTLASISAPPLPLVAVFSIVIFLLSLSQYSSYKEHVQNSVISFKLLLFLVPVFLIFFVRSRPLSGGGFDLSKFSQPGRQVRQEFSRGMAGFPWGMAVLVVVLLVLVSYQSRFQSKWFPFGGSD; from the coding sequence atgaaagaaatggatTGGGTTTATACCAAGAGAAGGGGTCCAGAATGGAAACAAGGCTGGACTGATCAAACCTTGGCTTCCATATCCGCCCCACCGCTGCCACTCGTGGCGGTTTTCTCTATCGTCATATTCTTGTTATCATTGTCTCAATACTCTTCCTACAAAGAGCATGTACAAAATAGTGTAATAAGTTTCAAGTTATTGCTCTTCTTGGTGCCTGTGTTCTTGATCTTTTTCGTGCGTTCGAGGCCCCTATCGGGTGGGGGATTTGATTTGTCAAAGTTCTCACAACCTGGACGCCAAGTGAGGCAGGAATTCTCCCGTGGGATGGCCGGATTCCCGTGGGGCATGGCGGTGCTGGTGGTGGTGTTGCTTGTGCTGGTGTCGTACCAATCGAGGTTTCAATCCAAGTGGTTTCCCTTTGGCGGATCCGATTAG